CGTCGTTTCGTGTTGTAGTTCATCAGTCCAACTGGGATCGGGGGCGGGGACAATGGCCGCCACTCTACGACCTACGCACCCCCGGCACGGAGCGGCACAGGACACGCCGTCGAACTGCACACGGTCAAGGCAGCGCGAGGAAACGCCGGCGCCCGGAGGCACGAACGCCTCCGGGCACCGGGATCCCACACTGTTTGCGCACCGGCCGACCGACACCCGGTCACATTCCGGCGATCAGCTTCTCCACCCGCTCGTCCACCGAACGGAACGGGTCCTTGCACAACACCGTGCGCTGCGCCTGGTCGTTGAGCTTCAGATGCACCCAGTCGACCGTGAAATCACGGCGCTGTTCCTGCGCACGCCGGATGAAGTCACCGCGCAGCCGCGCCCGAGTGGTCTGCGGCGGAACCGACTTGCCCTCGAAGATCTTCAGGTCGTTGCAGATCCGGGCGGCCTGGTTCTTCCTCTCCAGCAGGTAGTAAAGACCCCGCCTGCGATGGATGTCGTGATAGGCGAGGTCTATCTGAGCGACGCGCGGATGCGACATCGTCATGTTGTGCTTGGCCCGGTACCGCTCGATGAGCTGGTACTTCATCACCCAGTCGATCTCGGTACCGATCCGGTCCAGATCCTCGGCCTCGATCGAGTCGAGCACCCGGCCCCACAGCTCCAGCACCTGCGCGACCGTGCCCGTGCGGATACCCCGCCGGTCGACGAAGTCCACGGCCTTGTCGTAGTACTCGCGCTGCACATCCAGCGCCGAGGCCTCCCGGCCGCTGGCCAGCCGCACCTTGCGACGGCCCGTGATGTCGTGACTGACCTCGCGGATCGCCCGGATCGGGTTCTCCAGAGTCAGGTCCCGCATCACCGTGCCCGCCTCGATCATGCGCAGCACGAGGTCGGTGGCACCGACCTTCAGAAGCATCGTCGTCTCGGACATGTTCGAGTCCCCGA
This genomic interval from Streptomyces sp. B21-083 contains the following:
- the pafA gene encoding Pup--protein ligase codes for the protein MDRRIFGLENEYGVTCTFRGQRRLSPDEVARYLFRRVVSWGRSSNVFLRNGARLYLDVGSHPEYATPECDDLTELVTHDKAGERILEGLLVDAERRLHEEGIAGDVYLFKNNTDSAGNSYGCHENYLVARHGEFSRLADILIPFLVTRQLLCGAGKVLQTPRGAVYCVSQRAEHIWEGVSSATTRSRPIINTRDEPHADAERYRRLHVIVGDSNMSETTMLLKVGATDLVLRMIEAGTVMRDLTLENPIRAIREVSHDITGRRKVRLASGREASALDVQREYYDKAVDFVDRRGIRTGTVAQVLELWGRVLDSIEAEDLDRIGTEIDWVMKYQLIERYRAKHNMTMSHPRVAQIDLAYHDIHRRRGLYYLLERKNQAARICNDLKIFEGKSVPPQTTRARLRGDFIRRAQEQRRDFTVDWVHLKLNDQAQRTVLCKDPFRSVDERVEKLIAGM